A window of Ovis canadensis isolate MfBH-ARS-UI-01 breed Bighorn chromosome X, ARS-UI_OviCan_v2, whole genome shotgun sequence contains these coding sequences:
- the LOC138929891 gene encoding E3 ubiquitin-protein ligase RLIM-like → MEISDSDDEEDRVSVRHSSQIDRLAREDDYYRFVTDLNEEDYIRMRDNNLLGPLGESTEEELQKRFQIMKENLRRNSDENTDRGDASGDVSSDDSPLDWLTTFRQTENVTSEQKENQSWREQTQISANSDEFRFSLEINLDLDDKNSNPENECIASAKLPRREDTEDSQRQVENPQSESLFTRPSTSEQDAMETLMEVPPTRSQRRAKCMSPISRRTRARTDSSPPSHSLWEIFQRMNEDIPSQTFKQPLISENDTFSRTGHEGTLRQQMPGHELQNKGLIETSRTRNAVPGECYSDTTCSSESLEVRETNSTTPFNLEVGQVPCPVHCRACSQRDRRVSSTQLTSDSPNNTTTSESEQEELKPMFSHSEEANESAYVNTIRNPVYRILNTSLSDTTSVPTQSTLWQTMRGFNNSSNLMDSGSNLEHSVSPPSENMERAESPNERNGPSGSSCRPSSASNASYDPDSNFTLISGSIPNYISSSHSTPMSTSSSSDEDSEISSQVFEDSEERSLSTDLSETRQEGRRMTPIIFDDSDSWSSLNLDQFFLQNEDDPYKPTGLTKAQIENLALRSFGENEAFKACSICITEYTAGNTLCILPCSHEYHDHCIDHWLSEHTTCPICRGPVVDPSEADNSM, encoded by the exons ATGGAAATCTCAGATTCCGACGATGAAGAAGACAGAGTTTCGGTCCGACATAGCAGTCAGATAGACCGATTGGCTCGAGAAGATGATTACTACCGATTCGTAACTGATCTGAATGAAGAAGATTACATACGTATGAGGGACAACAATTTGCTCGGCCCCCTAGGTGAAAGTACGGAAGAAGAGTTGCAGAAGAGGTttcaaataatgaaagaaaacctACGACGAAACTCAGATGAAAATACAG aTAGAGGAGATGCTTCGGGTGATGTGTCTAGTGATGACTCTCCACTAGACTGGCTTACCACTTTCAGACAAACTGAAAATGTGACAagtgaacaaaaagaaaatcagtcttggaGAGAACAGACCCAAATTAGTGCTAACAGTGATGAGTTCAGATTCAGCTTAGAAATAAATCTTGACCTTGATGATAAAAACTCAAATCCAGAGAATGAATGTATAGCATCTGCAAAACTTCCCAGAAGAGAAGATACGGAAGACAGCCAAAGGCAAGTGGAAAATCCACAATCTGAGTCACTATTTACAAGACCATCTACATCAGAACAAGATGCAATGGAAACATTAATGGAAGTCCCACCAACTAGAAGTCAGAGAAGAGCAAAATGTATGAGCCCAATCTCTCGGAGAACCAGAGCAAGGACTGACAGTTCGCCACCTTCACATTCACTGTGggaaatttttcaaagaatgaatgaagatATACCATCTCAGACTTTTAAACAACCTCTCATAAGTGAGAATGATACATTTTCTAGAACTGGGCATGAAGGAACATTGAGACAGCAAATGCCTGGACATGAGTTGCAAAATAAGGGTCTTATTGAAACTTCTAGAACTAGGAATGCTGTTCCTGGAGAATGTTATTCAGACACAACGTGCAGTAGTGAATCTTTGGAAGTGAGGGAAACAAATTCAACCACACCCTTCAATCTTGAAGTAGGACAAGTCCCTTGTCCAGTTCATTGTCGAGCATGTTCTCAGAGAGACAGGAGAGTTAGTAGTACTCAGTTAACATCTGACTCACCAAACAACACTACCACTTCAGAAAGTGAGCAAGAAGAACTGAAGCCAATGTTTTCACATTCTGAAGAGGCCAATGAGAGTGCTTATGTCAATACCATCAGAAATCCTgtttacagaattttaaatactAGCTTAAGTGATACAACATCTGTTCCAACTCAGAGTACATTATGGCAGACAATGAGAGGATTTAATAACTCAAGTAATCTTATGGACAGTGGCAGTAATTTAGAGCATAGTGTCTCACCTCCAAGTGAAAACATGGAAAGGGCAGAGTCACCAAATGAAAGAAATGGACCTAGTGGTAGTAGTTGTAGACCTAGTTCTGCTTCAAATGCTAGCTATGATCCTGATTCAAATTTCACACTGatttcaggttcaatccccaatTATATATCTAGCTCCCATTCTACTCCTATGTCCACTTCTAGCTCAAGTGATGAAGATTCAGAAATTAGCTCACAGGTGTTTGAAGACAGTGAAGAAAGAAGCTTATCAACAGACTTATCAGAGACCAGGCAAGAAGGTAGACGAATGACCCCAATAATATTTGATGATAGTGACTCTTGGTCCTCCCTTAATCTGGATCAGTTTTTCCTACAAAATGAAGATGACCCATACAAACCAACAGGACTTACCAAAGCACAGATTGAGAACTTGGCTTTAAGATCTTTTGGAGAGAATGAAGCATTTAAAGCCTGTAGCATTTGTATCACAGAGTATACCGCAGGCAACACACTATGCATCCTACCTTGCTCCCATGAATATCATGATCACTGCATTGATCACTGGCTGTCTGAGCACACAACCTGTCCTATTTGTCGTGGGCCAGTAGTGGATCCCTCTGAGGCAGATAATTCTATGTGA